In a genomic window of Streptomyces sp. NBC_01142:
- a CDS encoding NADH-quinone oxidoreductase subunit A translates to MNAYAPILVLGALGAGFAIFSVVMATLIGPKRYNRAKLEAYECGIEPTPTPAGGGRFPIKYYLTAMLFIVFDIEIVFLYPWAVTFDALGLFGLVEMLLFVLTVFVAYAYVWRRGGLEWD, encoded by the coding sequence GTGAATGCTTACGCGCCCATCCTTGTGCTCGGCGCCCTCGGGGCAGGGTTTGCGATCTTCTCCGTGGTCATGGCCACGCTTATCGGCCCCAAGCGGTACAACCGGGCAAAACTAGAGGCATACGAGTGCGGGATCGAACCCACTCCCACGCCGGCCGGAGGCGGCCGCTTTCCCATCAAGTACTACCTGACGGCGATGCTCTTCATCGTCTTCGACATCGAGATCGTCTTCCTCTACCCCTGGGCGGTCACCTTCGACGCCCTGGGGCTTTTCGGGCTCGTGGAGATGCTGCTCTTCGTGCTCACCGTCTTCGTCGCCTACGCGTATGTGTGGCGGCGCGGCGGCCTGGAATGGGACTGA
- the nuoE gene encoding NADH-quinone oxidoreductase subunit NuoE codes for MPQLPAPDYPADVRARLEADAREVIARYPDSRSALLPLLHLVQSEEGHVTRTGIRFCAEVLGLTTAEVTAVSTFYSMYRRKPSGDYQVGVCTNTLCAVMGGDAIFEELKEHLGVGNNETTEDGKVTLEHIECNAACDFAPVVMVNWEFFDNQTPETAKQLVNDLRAGREVSPTRGAPLCTYKESARILAGFPDERPGAVEATGGAGPASLVGLLLAKGELSAARVVSPRGEAPHDAPPQPGSEHVSSHSHPSPDHHPSTSPSGTPNTTQQTSASDPAHPAGPAAEEGE; via the coding sequence ATGCCGCAGCTCCCCGCCCCCGACTATCCGGCGGACGTACGCGCCCGGCTCGAAGCGGACGCGAGGGAAGTGATCGCCCGCTACCCGGACTCGCGGTCCGCGCTACTGCCTCTGCTGCACCTGGTGCAGTCCGAGGAGGGGCACGTCACCCGTACCGGCATCCGCTTCTGTGCCGAGGTGCTGGGCCTGACGACCGCCGAGGTCACCGCGGTGTCCACCTTCTACTCGATGTACCGGCGCAAGCCGTCGGGCGACTACCAGGTCGGCGTGTGCACCAACACGCTGTGCGCGGTGATGGGCGGCGACGCCATCTTCGAGGAGCTCAAGGAGCACCTCGGCGTCGGCAACAACGAGACGACCGAGGACGGCAAGGTCACCCTCGAGCACATCGAGTGCAACGCGGCCTGCGACTTCGCGCCGGTGGTGATGGTCAACTGGGAGTTCTTCGACAACCAGACGCCCGAGACCGCCAAGCAGCTGGTGAACGACCTGCGGGCGGGCCGGGAAGTCTCGCCCACCCGCGGGGCGCCCCTGTGCACCTACAAGGAGTCCGCCCGCATCCTGGCCGGCTTCCCCGACGAGCGCCCCGGCGCGGTCGAGGCGACCGGCGGCGCGGGTCCCGCCTCGCTGGTGGGCCTGCTGCTCGCCAAGGGCGAGTTGTCGGCCGCCCGGGTGGTCTCCCCGCGCGGCGAGGCCCCGCACGACGCACCGCCCCAGCCCGGTTCCGAGCACGTCAGCTCGCATTCCCACCCGTCGCCCGACCACCACCCCTCAACGAGTCCCTCCGGGACGCCGAATACCACGCAGCAGACATCGGCCTCCGACCCTGCCCACCCGGCCGGACCCGCAGCCGAGGAGGGGGAGTGA
- a CDS encoding NADH-quinone oxidoreductase subunit C, with translation MNETNEPNPDREVGAQNLPGQRGEHGEEVRVQLGMFGASNGGDTSGYGGLVRSVRLPGPATRPYGGYFDEIADELEGALEEQGLVPENAIEKTVVDRGELTFHIAREHLLTVAQTLRDDPALRFELCTGVSGVHFLEDKGRELHAVYHLRSLTHGRLLRLEVSAPDSDPHVPSLVAVYPTNDWHERETYDFFGLVFDGHPALTRIMMPDDWQGFPQRKDYPLGGIAVEYKGAQIPAPDQRRSYS, from the coding sequence GTGAACGAGACCAATGAGCCGAACCCCGACAGGGAAGTGGGCGCGCAGAACCTGCCGGGGCAGCGCGGCGAGCACGGCGAGGAGGTCCGCGTCCAGCTCGGCATGTTCGGCGCCAGCAACGGCGGCGACACCTCGGGGTACGGCGGCCTCGTCCGCTCCGTACGTCTCCCGGGCCCGGCCACCCGCCCCTACGGCGGCTACTTCGACGAGATCGCCGACGAGCTCGAAGGCGCGCTGGAGGAACAGGGACTCGTCCCCGAGAACGCCATCGAGAAGACGGTCGTCGACCGCGGCGAACTCACCTTCCACATCGCGCGCGAGCACCTGCTGACCGTGGCGCAGACCCTGCGGGACGACCCCGCCCTGCGCTTCGAGCTCTGTACGGGCGTCAGCGGCGTCCACTTCCTCGAGGACAAGGGCCGCGAGCTGCACGCCGTCTACCACCTGCGCTCGCTCACCCACGGCCGGCTGCTCCGCCTCGAGGTCTCCGCCCCGGACAGTGACCCGCACGTCCCGTCCCTGGTCGCGGTCTACCCGACCAACGACTGGCACGAGCGCGAGACGTACGACTTCTTCGGGCTCGTCTTCGACGGCCACCCCGCCCTGACCCGGATCATGATGCCGGACGACTGGCAGGGCTTCCCGCAGCGCAAGGACTATCCCCTCGGCGGAATCGCCGTCGAGTACAAGGGCGCCCAGATCCCGGCTCCGGACCAGCGGAGGTCGTACTCGTGA
- a CDS encoding NADH-quinone oxidoreductase subunit D encodes MSTSHSRPSPGHHPSTSPFGTPADARETTEGTVYTVTGGDWDEVVQSAAKADDERIVVNMGPQHPSTHGVLRLILEIDGETVTEARCGIGYLHTGIEKNLEYRTWTQGTTFVTRMDYLTSFYNETAYCLGVEKLLGITDQVPDRASIIRVLLMELNRLSSHLVCIATGGMELGATTIMIYGFRDREMILDLYELITGLRMNHAFIRPGGLAQDLPPGAVDAMREFVKKMSKNLPEYDKLATGNPIFKARMQDVGYLDLTGCMALGATGPILRAAGLAHDLRKTDPYCGYENYEFDVPTADSCDAYGRFLIRLEEMRQSLRIVEQCLDRLEPGPVMVADKKIAWPAQLALGPDGLGNSLDHIKKIMGTSMEALIHHFKLVTEGFRVPPGQAYAAVESPKGELGVHVVSDGGTRPYRVHFRDPSFTNLQAMAAMCEGGQVADVIVAVASIDPVMGGVDR; translated from the coding sequence GTGAGCACTTCACACTCCCGCCCGTCTCCCGGCCACCACCCCTCGACGAGTCCCTTCGGGACACCGGCCGACGCACGCGAGACCACCGAGGGGACTGTATATACAGTCACCGGCGGCGACTGGGACGAGGTCGTCCAGTCCGCGGCCAAGGCCGACGACGAGCGGATCGTCGTCAACATGGGCCCGCAGCACCCGTCCACGCACGGCGTGCTCCGGCTGATCCTGGAGATCGACGGCGAGACGGTCACCGAGGCCCGCTGCGGCATCGGCTATCTGCACACCGGCATCGAGAAGAACCTCGAGTACCGGACCTGGACGCAGGGCACCACCTTCGTCACGCGCATGGATTACCTCACCTCGTTCTACAACGAGACGGCGTACTGCCTGGGCGTGGAGAAACTGCTCGGTATCACCGACCAGGTCCCGGACCGGGCGTCGATCATCCGCGTGCTGCTGATGGAGCTCAACCGGCTCTCCTCCCATCTGGTGTGCATTGCCACCGGCGGTATGGAGCTCGGCGCCACCACGATCATGATCTACGGGTTCCGGGACCGCGAAATGATCCTGGATCTGTACGAGCTGATCACCGGCCTGCGGATGAACCACGCGTTCATCCGGCCCGGGGGACTCGCCCAGGACCTGCCGCCCGGCGCGGTCGACGCGATGCGCGAGTTCGTCAAGAAGATGAGCAAGAACCTGCCGGAGTACGACAAGCTCGCCACCGGCAATCCCATCTTCAAGGCCCGTATGCAGGACGTCGGCTATCTCGATCTGACCGGCTGCATGGCGCTGGGCGCGACGGGGCCGATCCTGCGCGCCGCGGGCCTCGCCCACGATCTGCGCAAGACCGACCCGTACTGCGGATACGAGAACTACGAGTTCGACGTACCGACCGCCGACAGCTGCGACGCGTACGGCCGCTTCCTGATCCGCCTGGAGGAGATGCGGCAGTCGCTGCGCATCGTCGAGCAGTGCCTGGACCGCCTTGAGCCGGGTCCGGTGATGGTCGCGGACAAGAAGATCGCCTGGCCCGCGCAGCTCGCGCTGGGTCCCGACGGTCTCGGCAACTCCCTCGACCACATCAAGAAGATCATGGGCACCTCCATGGAGGCCCTGATCCACCACTTCAAGCTGGTGACCGAGGGCTTCCGGGTTCCGCCCGGACAGGCGTACGCCGCAGTCGAGTCGCCCAAGGGCGAGCTCGGCGTGCACGTCGTCTCGGACGGGGGCACCCGTCCCTACCGGGTCCACTTCCGCGACCCGTCCTTCACCAATCTGCAGGCCATGGCGGCGATGTGCGAGGGCGGCCAGGTCGCCGACGTCATCGTTGCCGTCGCGTCCATCGACCCCGTGATGGGAGGCGTCGACCGGTGA
- the nuoF gene encoding NADH-quinone oxidoreductase subunit NuoF translates to MTVSTEYGGPSRPEAGGEMSPEKLLSPVLSAFWDESESWTLETYRQHEGYEGLRKALAMSPDDLIAYVKDSGLRGRGGAGFPTGMKWQFIPQGDGKPHYLVVNADESEPGTCKDIPLLFANPHSLIEGIVIACYAIRSNHAFIYLRGEVVPVLRRLHEAVREAYAAGFLGQNILGIGLDLELTVHAGAGAYICGEETALLDSLEGRRGQPRLRPPFPAVAGLYACPTVVNNVESIASVPAILNKGKDWFRSMGSEKSPGFTLYSLSGHVTSPGQYEAPLGITLRQLLDMSGGIRAGHRLKFWTPGGSSTPMFTDEHLDVPLDYEGVGAAGSMLGTKALQCFDETTCVVRAVTRWTEFYAHESCGKCTPCREGTYWLVQLLRDIEDGKGVMSDLDKLGDIADNINGKSFCALGDGAASPIFSSLKYFREEYEQHITGKGCPFDPAKSTVWADRPDRPATTEVNA, encoded by the coding sequence ATGACCGTGTCCACCGAATATGGGGGCCCCTCCCGGCCGGAGGCCGGGGGAGAGATGAGCCCGGAGAAACTGCTCTCGCCGGTCCTGTCCGCCTTCTGGGACGAGTCCGAGTCCTGGACGCTGGAGACCTACCGGCAGCACGAGGGGTACGAGGGACTGCGCAAGGCGCTGGCCATGTCGCCGGACGACCTCATCGCGTACGTCAAGGACTCCGGACTGCGCGGCCGCGGAGGCGCCGGCTTCCCCACCGGAATGAAGTGGCAGTTCATTCCGCAGGGCGACGGCAAGCCGCACTATCTCGTGGTCAACGCCGACGAGTCGGAGCCCGGGACCTGCAAGGACATCCCGCTCCTCTTCGCCAATCCGCACTCCCTCATCGAGGGGATCGTGATCGCCTGTTACGCGATCCGCTCGAACCACGCCTTCATCTATCTGCGCGGTGAAGTCGTCCCCGTACTGCGACGGCTGCACGAAGCCGTACGCGAGGCGTACGCGGCGGGCTTCCTCGGACAGAACATTCTCGGCATCGGACTCGACCTCGAACTCACCGTGCACGCGGGCGCCGGCGCGTACATCTGTGGTGAGGAGACCGCGCTGCTGGACTCCCTGGAGGGCCGTCGCGGTCAGCCCCGGCTGCGTCCCCCCTTCCCCGCGGTCGCCGGTCTGTACGCGTGCCCCACTGTGGTGAACAACGTCGAGTCCATCGCGTCCGTTCCCGCGATCCTCAACAAGGGCAAGGACTGGTTCAGGTCGATGGGCAGCGAGAAGTCCCCGGGCTTCACGCTCTACTCGCTCAGCGGCCATGTCACCAGCCCCGGCCAGTACGAGGCCCCGCTCGGCATTACGCTCCGCCAGCTGCTCGACATGAGCGGCGGAATCCGGGCCGGACACCGCCTCAAGTTCTGGACGCCGGGCGGCTCCTCGACCCCGATGTTCACCGACGAGCACCTCGATGTCCCGCTGGACTACGAGGGTGTGGGCGCGGCCGGTTCGATGCTCGGCACCAAGGCGCTGCAGTGCTTCGACGAGACCACGTGTGTCGTACGGGCGGTGACGCGGTGGACCGAGTTCTACGCCCATGAGTCCTGCGGCAAGTGCACACCCTGCCGCGAAGGCACGTACTGGCTGGTGCAGTTGCTGCGCGACATCGAGGACGGCAAGGGCGTCATGTCCGACCTCGACAAGCTGGGCGACATCGCCGACAACATCAACGGCAAGTCGTTCTGCGCCCTCGGCGACGGTGCCGCCTCGCCGATCTTCTCCTCGCTCAAGTACTTCCGCGAGGAGTACGAGCAGCACATCACCGGCAAGGGCTGCCCCTTCGACCCCGCCAAGTCGACCGTCTGGGCCGACCGGCCCGACCGGCCCGCCACCACGGAGGTGAACGCATGA
- a CDS encoding NADH-quinone oxidoreductase subunit B family protein, with amino-acid sequence MGIEEKLPSGFLLTTVEQASGWVRKSSVFPATFGLACCAIEMMTTGAGRYDLARFGMEVFRGSPRQADLMIVAGRVSQKMAPVLRQVYDQMPNPKWVISMGVCASSGGMFNNYAIVQGVDHIVPVDIYLPGCPPRPEMLMDAILKLHQKIQTSKLGVNAEEAAREAEEAALKALPTIEMKGLLR; translated from the coding sequence ATGGGAATCGAAGAGAAGCTGCCGAGCGGTTTTCTGCTGACCACCGTCGAACAGGCCTCGGGCTGGGTGCGCAAGTCATCCGTCTTCCCGGCCACGTTCGGTCTGGCCTGCTGCGCCATCGAGATGATGACGACCGGCGCCGGCCGTTACGACCTGGCGCGCTTCGGCATGGAGGTCTTCCGCGGCTCGCCGCGCCAGGCCGACCTGATGATCGTCGCCGGGCGGGTCAGCCAGAAGATGGCGCCGGTCCTGCGGCAGGTCTATGACCAGATGCCCAACCCCAAGTGGGTAATTTCCATGGGTGTTTGTGCGTCATCGGGTGGAATGTTCAACAATTATGCGATTGTGCAGGGCGTTGACCACATTGTTCCTGTTGACATCTATTTGCCAGGCTGCCCGCCGCGTCCCGAGATGCTGATGGACGCGATTCTCAAGCTCCACCAGAAGATCCAGACCTCCAAGCTCGGGGTCAATGCGGAGGAAGCGGCCCGCGAGGCGGAGGAGGCGGCCCTCAAGGCGCTCCCCACCATCGAGATGAAGGGGCTGCTCCGGTGA